In a genomic window of Geothermobacter hydrogeniphilus:
- a CDS encoding helix-turn-helix domain-containing protein produces the protein MKIKKIVGKKLKAIRLKSDMTIQELAESSRVSSNMISRIERGLTIPSVEILMKLANVFGKSINYFVEEVSTTHEIVHTAPGGRDTTVYEDERNMLTESFTSGLRDPQFMSFLCTIPKGGMSGEENMYHPGDELIYLLDGQLKVTIGRETYLLNAGDSLTFKSHLPHRWVNVGEDDARVIWTLSPFTTI, from the coding sequence ATGAAAATTAAAAAAATTGTCGGCAAGAAATTGAAAGCAATCCGACTGAAGTCGGATATGACCATCCAGGAACTGGCGGAATCCTCCCGGGTATCTTCCAACATGATATCGCGGATTGAGCGCGGCCTGACCATTCCGTCGGTCGAGATCCTGATGAAACTGGCCAATGTTTTCGGCAAAAGCATCAACTATTTCGTCGAGGAAGTCAGTACCACTCACGAAATTGTTCATACCGCGCCCGGCGGGCGGGATACCACCGTCTATGAAGATGAACGCAACATGCTGACCGAATCATTTACCTCGGGGTTGCGTGATCCCCAGTTTATGTCTTTCCTCTGCACGATCCCTAAAGGGGGGATGAGTGGGGAAGAAAACATGTATCATCCCGGGGATGAGTTGATCTACCTGCTGGACGGGCAGCTGAAAGTAACCATCGGGCGGGAGACCTATCTGCTCAATGCCGGTGACAGCCTCACTTTCAAGTCTCATCTGCCCCATCGCTGGGTCAATGTCGGCGAGGATGACGCGCGGGTTATCTGGACACTCTCTCCCTTTACAACGATCTGA